GTAGGATTTAAGAACTAATTCAGTAGAAATCACAATTTTTGCATCAAAGTAATATCACTTGAAAAAGACGCAGGCACTAAGCAAACTGGTTAGAATATTTATGGCAGCTTCCTTTGGAGTTGCCTTTTTAGCCGTTATTGGCCAGTTTTTACTGCTGGAATATCTAGAAGTACAGCATGTCAGTCAGCCACAGCTCATTTTCATCGCCTTAGTAGTTTTTTTGCTTTTGGTCGCCTTTGGTACCATCATGCGGCCGGCCTACTTAGATTTCAAATCGATTTATGCAGCGCTGATCGAATCGGAAGAATCGGCCAAGCGTATGACTGCCGAATTGAACAAGCTGTACAATGAGCTGGGTAAGTCTTATCAAGACCTGGAAGCAGTCAACCTGGTGCAGGAAGATCCAAGTACTCTTCTGAAACTAAAAGCAGACGGAGAAATCGAATACCTTTCGGATCGCTTCAAGCAAATCATGTCTGTGAATGGTGAAGGCTTTGCCAAAAATCTATTTGATTGGTTCAAAGAAGAAAATCTGAATGACGACTTTATCACCAGCTTAAGAAATATCCTATCTAGAGGAGAAGCCTGGAACGGAGAAATCAATGTGACCGACTTGGATGGTGATCTCATCTGGTTGGACATGTCTATGCAACCCGTGACAAATGGAGTGACTGGAGAAACGAAAATCTTAGCCATTGGGCGCGATGTCACGGAAGTAAAAGAAGCCAAGCAGCGCTCTCGAGAAATCAATCGCGAAGCGATAGAAAAGCGCGTGAAAGAACAGCAGTATCGTTCGGTTTTGATTCTGGAAGGACAAGAAGAAGAAAGAAAGCGGATTTCGCAAGAAATACACGATGGCATTGGCCAAATGCTTACGGGATTGAAACTCAACTTAGAAGGAATTACACCTTCGGATTCTCCACATATGAAGAAAAGAATCCGAGATACAAAAGACTTGATGAAGAGCGTGATCAAGGAAGTGCGCCGCGTGTCATTCAACTTAACCCCGAGCAGTTTGGTGGATTTTGGTATCACGCCAGCCATGAAAAAAATCAGTCAAGAGGTGACGGCATTGTCCAACACTGTGGTTGAGTTCGACAACAAAACCAACTTCATCAATCGACTGGATAAAAATGTGGAAACTAACTTGTACCGAATCGTACAAGAAGCAGTAAACAACGGCATTAAATATGCCCAAGCGGACAAAATTGTGATTAGCTTTGAACACAACCCATCGCATTTAATAGTTGTTGTAGAAGACAATGGAAAAGGCTTTGAGTTTGAGAAGCTAGAGAAAACCGGGCATTTCGGTGCGTCCGGACATGGTATATTCAATATGAAAGAAAGAGCGGCCTTTATTAATGGCTCTTTCGATATTCAAACAAAACTCGGGGTAGGAACGAAAATTATTATCAAACTACCTTTAAGCTAGACTTATGGATACGATAAAAGTAATCTTAGCCGACGATCATGTCATAGTAAGAAACGGAATCAAAATTTTGCTGGAAAGTGAAGGCGAAGTAGAAGTAATCGCCGAAGCTTCGAATGGTCAAGAGGCCATTGAAAAAGTGACGCAGCTGAAACCAGACATCCTCATCTCTGACATTCGTATGCCGGTGATGAACGGGCTAGAGGCTACGGCTGAGTTGAAAAAAGTGTCGCCAGATACTAAAACTTTGATTTTATCCATGCACGACGATGAAGAGTACATCATCAAAAGTGTAGAATGCGGAGCGTCAGGCTATTTGCTCAAAGACACCACAAAAGAAGAGTTTGTAAAGGCACTGAGAAGTATTCTAGATGGACATAAGTATTTCAGTGGGGATATTTCTGACGTTTTGGTCAATGGCTATTTGAATAAAAGCACGGGTGGCAGTGCACCATCCGGTGATGCTGGTACGATGGTGAAAGCCGACTATCACATTACCAAAAGAGAAAAGCAAATCCTGCAGTTGGTGTACGAAGGCCATAGCAACAAAGAAATAGCCGACGAACTAGGCAAGAGCATTCGTACAGTCGAGACCCACCGTTTCAATATCATGAAGAAACTCGAAGTCAGCAACATCACCGAGCTCATCCGAAAAATCGACAGCGAGCCTTATATTATTGGGTAAGCTTTTACCTAATTAGACGTCATTACCCGGTGTCAGTCTGGGTAATCTCATATTCTGACAGATGCAGTATAATTATCTGAGAAATTTGGATGATTTTCTGACACGGACAGATAGCCCGAATTAACATCGGACTATGACGAGATACCTGAGTTGGTGCTGTCGTCAATGATTCTTTACAATTTTCTAATTGATAAGCTTACCGCACTTAGGTGAGAAGATTTCTTCATTCCGCTTGGATTCCATTCTCGTCGTTCATTTTTGATTAATCTAACCAATCACATCGGTAGCTGTGTCTTTAGCTTGGCTGCAAAAACAACAGACCCCAGAACAGGTCTGGGGATTTTTCTTTCAAAATCATACCCACTTTAGCCTTTTGTCGTGTCCTCACGACAATCGTACTTCTGTATAGATCTAGCACTCACAGAGTCACTCGTCAGAGGACTCTGAATGTTATCCGACAGAATCCGGATAGGTAAGCTTACTGTACTAAAGCGAGAAGAATTCTCGATTCCGTTTCGACTTCATTGCGAAATGACAAAAAAGACAGCAGACCTAGAGAAATTATAGAGTGGTCATAATTGTGTATCATCAATTGAATTAATTACGTATTTATACGTAATTAATTCTTAAAAAATACGTACTTTTGTTCATGACGTTGAAAACAATCAGCGTTTGGTTCAAAACCTATGGATATGAGTGCGTCACAAAAGAACCTTCCGGTAAAAGCTAAGACAACCTGCTCCTATTGTGGCGTAGGCTGTGGTATTGATGTAGGAATCAATAAAAAAGGAATCATTGAACTCGAAGGTACGCTTGATCATCCAGTGAATCGAGGGATGCTTTGTTCCAAAGGCCGCGCGCTAAACTACGTAGTTCAGGACCAGGGGGACCGCTTGCTGTATCCTAAGATGCGGGGATCAAAACATCATCCACTAGAAAGAGTGAGTTGGGATGCAGCCATAGACCGCGCCGCCGCTGTTTTCAAGACATTCATTGAGAAGCACGGGCCCAACTCTGTAGGATTTTACATCTCAGGTCAGTGTCTGACAGAAGAGTATTATTTGGTCAACAAATTGACCAAAGGCTATATCGGCACCAACAACATTGACACCAACTCCAGACTTTGCATGAGTTCGGCTGTGGTGGGATATACCAAGACTTTGGGTGAAGATGCTGTGCCGATTGCCTATGAAGATATTGAGTTGGCGGATACCTTTTTGATCGCTGGGGCTAACCCAGCCTGGTGTCATCCGATTCTTTTCAGACGAATAGAGCAACACAAGGAGCAAAATCCAGATACCAAGATAGTGGTTATTGACCCACGTGTGACGGATTCATGTGTACTGGCAGATTTGCATTTGCAATTGACGCCTGGTACTGACGAAACCTTGCTCCATGCGATAGGTCGGGTTTTGATTGAAAATGGCAATTTCGATTTGAAATTCATCCAGAGCTATACCGATGGTTTCGAAGATTATAAAGAAAAAGTATTTAAGACCACATTGGAGGAAGCAGCTGTGATTTGTGATGTGCCCGTAGATCAAATCCAGCTGGCTGCTCAATACATTGGGGATGCCAAAGGCTTTTTGTCGCTTTGGACGATGGGCTTGAACCAAAGTACGCAAGGGGTAAACAATAATTTGGCGCTGATCAATTTGAACCTGATCACAGGCCACATCGGCAAACCAGGCTCAGGACCTTTCTCATTGACAGGTCAGCCCAATGCCATGGGTGGAAGAGAAGTGGGGGGCATGGCTTCCTTACTAGCCGCTCACCGCGTACAAGCCAACGCCGATCACAGAAAAGAAGTAGCAGATTTTTGGGGTGTAGAATCTATGCCGGATAAACCGGGGCTGACTGCTACGCAAATGTTCGATGCCTTGGATTCTGGAGAAATGAAGGCCGTTTGGATTATCTGTACAAACCCATCTGTAAGTATGCCTAATGCCGATTTGGTAGATCGCGCATTGAAGAAAGCCAAGTTTGTAGTAGTGCAAGACATCTCTTCGAGATCTGATACGGCGAAGTATGCGGATTTGGTGCTGCCAGCTGCAGGGTGGCTGGAGAAAGAAGGCACGATGACCAATTCGGAGCGACGAATCAGCTATTTGCCTAAGGTCGTAGACGCGCCGGGTGAAGCTTTACCAGACAACGAAATCTTGATCCGATTTGCCCGACGCATGGGGTACGAAGGATTCAACTTTCATTCCATAGAAGAAATATATGCTGAGCACTGTCGACTGACCAAAGGGACAAACATCGATATCTCCGGATTGACTTATGAGAGGCTCAAAGCACAAGGTACGGTACAATGGCCAGTACCATCTGAGGATCACCCAGGTACACCTCGATTATTTGAGGATAAGAAATTTTATACACCATCCGGCAAAGCACAGATTTTACCAGGCGGCGATCGCAACGAAGGCGATTTGCTGTCAGAAGAATATCCACTTATTCTTACGACCGGACGTATCCGTGATCAGTGGCACACCATGACGCGTACGGGCAAAGTGAATAAACTGAACAAGCACATTCCAAAACCATTTTTGGAAATACACCCGGACGATGCCAAAGCCAAGGGCATAGAAGAGGGTATGCCTGTGGTAGTGAAAAACGACAGGGGCGAAGTGCGAGTGAATGCACAGATCACAGAAAAAATTAAAAAAGGAGTGGTATTCCTTCCTATGCATTGGGGAAAGATACTTCAAAACACCTTCGGCAGAGCTAATAATATGACCAGTAAGGTTTTTGATCCTACATCGAAGCAGCCGGGGTTTAAATACTCGGCTGTGAGTGTAGAAAAATACAGCAAGCCTAAGGAGAAAATTGTGATTGTGGGGGCTGGAGCTGCCGCTTATCGCTTTATCAATTCTTACCGAACGTTGAATACGGCTGATGAAATTCATGTTTTCTCGAAAGAGGAATTTCCATTCTATAATCGTGTGCTCTTACCAGAATATGTGAATGAGCACAAAGAATGGGAAGACCTGCTCAAGTTCAAATATGGAGAATTCGAAGAGCTCAACGTGGTGTTGCACAATGCCACGAGCATCGACGATGTAGACAAGCTGAGACAAACGGTAACCGATTCTAATGGTAAAGTACATAGCTACGACAAACTGATTTTGGCTACGGGATCACGCGCCTTCGTGCCCAATAATATTCCGATGGAATTGCCAGGCTTATTCACGATGCGTGATAGGTACAGCGCAGATGGACTGAAAAAATATATTGACAACAAAGGCCACGTGTTGATAGTGGGGGGTGGCCTACTGGGACTGGAACTGGCTTCTGCACTGAGAGAGATAGGCGTGGAAGTGTCTATTGTGCAGTTGTCCACCCGTCTGATGGAGCGCCAGCTCGATACGATGGCCAGCACTTTGCTTCGCCAAATGATTGAAGAAATGGGTGTGCATGTGTACACCAACGACGAGGTGCACAACATCAACGTACGTGGAGAAAAAGACATTAAGATCGATCTGAAAAGTGGTAAAAAAATCGATTGTCAGGCCGCGGTATTTGCGATAGGCACCAGACCCAATGATCAGCTGGCACGAATAGCCAGTTTGAAATGTGGGCGCGGCATCATTGTCAACGACTACATGCAGACTAGTGACAAAACGATCTATGCCATTGGGGAAATAGCCGAGCACAATCAAAAACTGAATGGTACCACTGCGGCAGCAGAAGATCAGGCAGATATAGCTGCCAGACATATTGCGGGCGATCTCAGTGCCTTATACACCGGCACTGTGCCGATGAACATCTTGAAGTTTCCAGAATTGGACCTTTGCTCTATCGGCATGCCAGATGCGCCACTTAATATGAAGGACTATGACGAAATCATCTTTATCGATAAGTCGATGAAGTATTATAAAAAATGCATCATTCATCAGGATCGATTGATTGGGGCAGTGCTCATGGGCGACAAAGCAGAGTTTGCCGAATTCAAAGAACTGATCGAGAATGAAGTGGAGCTGTCTGAAAAAAGAAAAGAGTTGCTTCGCTCAGGTCAAGCAGCCGAGCCTATGCTAGGCAATTTGGTTTGCTCGTGTAGCAATGTAGGTACTGGCAATTTGGAAAAAGCCTTTGAAGGCGGTTGTACTACACTCGCAGATGCATGTCAAACCACAGGCGCTGGTTTGGGTTGTGGCAGTTGCAAAGGAGAGGTACAGCAGATGCTAAAGAAACATTTGGAGCAAAAAGAAGTTGAGCTCGTTTCCTGATTCATTTATATTTGACACAAAGTATTAGTAATGGAGAAAAAGAATTTGGTCAGGGTATTTGTGAAGGGTGGTATACTTTCTCCCGGAGACTTCTTACGAATTTTGACAACCGCCAAGGAGTTGGGCACAGAGTTCATTCACTTGGGTTCTCGTCAGGACATCCTTTTTCCGGCCAAAGACCGGAGCCAATCGTTACTCGAAAACATATTCAAATCGATCAATACGGAATATGAGGTAAACGAATTCTCGCATCAAAACATCGTGAGTTCTTATGTGGCACTGGACGTGATGCCCAACAAAAAATGGTTGGTGCCGCATGTCTATCATTACATCTTGGATAGCTTCGACTTCAGAGCGAAATATCGGATCAATCTGGTCGACCCTTCGCAGAGTATGGTGCCGTTGTTTACTGGCAATATCAATTTTATCGCTTCTACTACCGACAATTATTGGTACATGTATTTGCGCTTGAAGCAATTCGATAATTTGCCCATTCCTTACGGGAAAATCATTCATGGTTATGATTTGGCGAAAGCTGCCAAAGCTTTAAATGAATTGGATTTGGCTGATGAATCACTATCTGCAGACGATATATTTTCTACGGTAGATGCCTTGGAAATCAATACCCTGAATCCAGTGGAGGAACTAAAATATCCGGAGCCGGCCTTCCCCTATTACGAAGGGCTGAATCGTGAACCGGGAGGCAATTATTGGTTGGGTCTCTATTGGCGAAACAACAAATTCACAATCAATTTCCTCATAGCATTGTGCAAAAGATGCATGGAGACCAACGTAGGTAAGATCAGTTTGACTCCTTGGAAATCTTTAATTATCAAAGGAATAGAAGAGAGTTATCTCTTGGGTTGGGAAAAGCTGATGGGCCGGTTTGGTATCAACCTACGTCACTCCTCTTTGGAGCTCAACTGGCACTTACCGGTGCTGAGCGAAGAAGCGCTTGAGCTTAAAAACTATTTGGTTCGCGCACTCGATCAGCAAGACATTAGTACTTCGGGGTTGACGTTTACGATCAAACCTAATGACGACATATATCTATTCACCTCTGTGGCGATAGAGATCAACGCGGCTGAAGGCGATGGAAGCAATACGTACAATATTTTGTATGCCAAGAGCTTCAATCCCAATTCCGCCGAATACATCACTTACGTGAAAAACGTGACTAAAAATGTACTACCGGCTTTGCTGATGGAGCTCAGTGTGATGTACTTCGATCAGATCGATGATCAGCCAAAGGCTACCCCAAAGAAGGAAGTGGCTCCGAAAACAATCACCGCTTCAGAGCGCTATCAGTGCAAACATTGCCTGACGGTCTACGATGCGCAATATGGTGACGAATCCTCCGACATCGCTCCAGGCACCTCATTCGACAGCTTACCGGACAGCTACCTATGCCCGACCTGTGAGGCACAAAAGGCCGAGTTTGTGGTAGTATGAATTAGTGAGTCTCTACTTTTTGATATGTTGCCAGGGATCAAATGATCCCATATAATTCTGAATTTGAATAATTTGAATTTTTTGTTTGCCGTTGTCTATCAATGCCCTGAAACCGTAGTCGTAGGACATATAATAGTATGACGACTGAGAACGGTAGAGGCTGGAAAAGTGGTTGAAGTTGAATCCCATGGACTCCACCACATCACGTCGAACCAGTGTTTTTCCCTGTGGGGAAAGCTCTTTTAGGATTCTTCTGTTTCTTCGAATACTTTGATTGACACCGATGATGAGCCGCTCGTTTTCGCGTTTACTTTTGTTATTGTAGCTGTTTCGGCAATAGGCATCACAAAACTTTTTATCTACTCGACCATTAAGTGGTTTATTGCATTCTTGGCAGGTATTAGGTTGTAAATTATCCATTTTTATAAGTGCTTATATTCGAATATAAGCACTTATAAATTCACTTATGCTTGTAATAAGCCTTTCCTTTGAATTATGCCTAACGTACAACACTATTCTAATCCATATATCCAGGCCGCATCAGAAGCGACAAGTAGGTCGTATCAGACTGCACTCGATTCACTCGCCAAAAAACTTGTAGTTATGCGATATAGTAGCTCTACATGCCGGACTTACTATGCGATGTTTCGCAATTTTTTGCGCTCACAGTACCCCAAACCGTTGTATCAAATTGGAAGAAAGGAAATAGAAGATTATCATGTCTGGCTTAGTTTAAACAAAAAAGTATCCGCGTCTTATATCAATCAAAGCATCAATGCCATCAAGTTTTATTTAGAACAGGTATTGGATGGAGAAAGGCAGGTTTTTGATTTGAAAAGACCATTGAAACAAAAACGGCTGCCAGTGGTACTCACACAAACCGAAGTAGCTCAATTAATACAAGCACCTAGCAACCTGAAACATCGCACCATGTTGACGCTGATTTATTCAGCTGGATTGAGAATTTCCGAATTGATCAATTTGAAGATCAAAGATGTGGATTCGGAAAACATGAGGATTTGGGTAAGAGATGGCAAGGGAAGTAAAGACAGAATTACAGTGCTCTCAAAAACTGCATTATTGATGCTTAGAACATATTTTTTGGAGTATCGGCCAAAAGATTACCTATTTGAAGGGCAGACTGGAGGAAGGTATTCTGTGACCAGCTTGCGCAAAGTATTTCACAGGGCCAAGGCGAAATGTGGCATAAAAACTCCAGCAGTGGTACACACCCTTCGTCATTCTTTTGCTACACATTTGCTGGAAAATGGCACCAATTTGAGATATATTCAGCAGCTGTTGGGGCATGGGAGCAGCAAAACCACCGAGATTTATACGCATGTATGTGCTAAGAATTTAACAGACGTAGTTAGTCCACTTGATATCCTGACAAATAAGGGTAAATTTGAAAGGTAAATAACGATCATAGTGATCGTTATGCACTAGTTGTGTGTCATAAGATAAACTCAAAATGAACAAAAATAAGGTCGATTTTAACAATTTTGAATGGGAAACGCCAAGCACGGGAGTTAAACAGAAAATTTTTCTGAAAGGAAACCAAAGGGTAAGACTTTTACGGTTTTACGATGACTTTAATGAAGAAGATTGGTGCACAAAAGGACATATTGGATATGTCACCGATGGTGAAATGACCATTGATTTTAATGGTGAAATAATAAGCTATAAAAAAGGTGATGGTCTTTGGATAGAAAGTGGAGATAATAGTAAACACAAGGCTTCAATTGCTAAAGGGAGGTTTGTGGAATTAGTCCTTTTTGAAAAAGAATAGAATATGTATACACCTAAACACTATAAAAACGAAAATATTGATGAGGCAATCCAATTTATGGAGCGATTTAATTTTGGAGTTATGGTTAGTTCCGACTCAGATAAACCGATTGCAACACATCTGCCTTTTGTAATTTCAAAAGTGAATGATAAAATTATTCTCACTTCTCATTTTGCTAAAACCAATGAACAAACCATTAACATTGAAGAAAAGGAAATACTAACAATATTCTCTGAACCTCACGCTTATATTTCCCCTAAGTTTTATGACAAAAAACAAAATGTACCTACTTGGAATTACTTAGCTGTTCACGCCTATGGAAAGATTGAAATAATTGATAATGAAAAAGATGTATTCTTTGTTTTAGAGCATATGATTTCAAATTTTGATTCTTCATATATAGAGCAGTGGAATGATTTGACCTATGACTACAAATCGAAAATGGTTAAGGGAATTGTTGCCTTTCAAATTATAGTTAGTGAAATTCAGTTTAAAGAAAAATTAAGCCAAAATAAAACGGAAAAAGAACGAAAACGAATTATCTCTGATTTTGCAAAAAGTAGCAGCCCTAACGAGAATTGTATTGCAGAATATATGAACAATAATAAGCAGTAGTATGAAAAGCTTGTTTACAGATATTTTTGAATTTCACAATAAGATCAACCAGATTTTAATCACCCAAATGATTGAAAATACCGATAGAGTTTCTAAGAAATCCCATTTATTATTATGCCATTCTGTTAATGCGCATCAAATATGGAATTCAAGAATTATCAATGAAACACCGCTAGGTGTTTTTGATATTCACGCACTTAAAAAGTGCCTTGATTTGGATAAATCTAATTTAGAAGTAAGTAAATCAATTCTGCTTAATGAAGATTTACAAACAGGTATTTCATACAAAACTTCTAAAGGTGTAGAATATAAAAATACTGTCCAAGAAATTTTATTTCACATTTCAAATCATTATTCACACCACAGAGGTCAGCTAATTTCTGAATTAAGACAAAACAATATTGAACCAATAATTAGCGATTACATTTTTCATAAAAGAACTGAATTATGATATACATTACTCAATTGATTTTTTTACAAGAAGGAAAAGAAAAGACATTTATTGAGTTTGAAGAATTTGCTATCCCATTAATGGAGCATTATGGCGGAAAAATGATATATAGACTAAGACCAGATAAAGACTCCTTTGTTTCTTCTATGGAAGAACAGCCCTATGAAATTCATTTCATATCGTTTCACTCAGATACAGATTTGAATGCTTTTATGAATGATAAGAGTAGGTTAAGTTTCATTCACTTGAAAGATGAATCAATTCAATCAACCGTTTTAGTGAAAGGAAGGAAAATATAAATAATGGATATAAAGAAACTCTTCAGTCAAGACGTAAACGATTTTTCAAAACTTATCCAAGTATTTGAAAACGTCTTTGAATGGGGAAATTTTAATTTCCCTACCCAGGC
The sequence above is drawn from the Reichenbachiella sp. genome and encodes:
- a CDS encoding ATP-binding protein — translated: MKKTQALSKLVRIFMAASFGVAFLAVIGQFLLLEYLEVQHVSQPQLIFIALVVFLLLVAFGTIMRPAYLDFKSIYAALIESEESAKRMTAELNKLYNELGKSYQDLEAVNLVQEDPSTLLKLKADGEIEYLSDRFKQIMSVNGEGFAKNLFDWFKEENLNDDFITSLRNILSRGEAWNGEINVTDLDGDLIWLDMSMQPVTNGVTGETKILAIGRDVTEVKEAKQRSREINREAIEKRVKEQQYRSVLILEGQEEERKRISQEIHDGIGQMLTGLKLNLEGITPSDSPHMKKRIRDTKDLMKSVIKEVRRVSFNLTPSSLVDFGITPAMKKISQEVTALSNTVVEFDNKTNFINRLDKNVETNLYRIVQEAVNNGIKYAQADKIVISFEHNPSHLIVVVEDNGKGFEFEKLEKTGHFGASGHGIFNMKERAAFINGSFDIQTKLGVGTKIIIKLPLS
- a CDS encoding response regulator transcription factor; this encodes MDTIKVILADDHVIVRNGIKILLESEGEVEVIAEASNGQEAIEKVTQLKPDILISDIRMPVMNGLEATAELKKVSPDTKTLILSMHDDEEYIIKSVECGASGYLLKDTTKEEFVKALRSILDGHKYFSGDISDVLVNGYLNKSTGGSAPSGDAGTMVKADYHITKREKQILQLVYEGHSNKEIADELGKSIRTVETHRFNIMKKLEVSNITELIRKIDSEPYIIG
- a CDS encoding molybdopterin-dependent oxidoreductase — its product is MSASQKNLPVKAKTTCSYCGVGCGIDVGINKKGIIELEGTLDHPVNRGMLCSKGRALNYVVQDQGDRLLYPKMRGSKHHPLERVSWDAAIDRAAAVFKTFIEKHGPNSVGFYISGQCLTEEYYLVNKLTKGYIGTNNIDTNSRLCMSSAVVGYTKTLGEDAVPIAYEDIELADTFLIAGANPAWCHPILFRRIEQHKEQNPDTKIVVIDPRVTDSCVLADLHLQLTPGTDETLLHAIGRVLIENGNFDLKFIQSYTDGFEDYKEKVFKTTLEEAAVICDVPVDQIQLAAQYIGDAKGFLSLWTMGLNQSTQGVNNNLALINLNLITGHIGKPGSGPFSLTGQPNAMGGREVGGMASLLAAHRVQANADHRKEVADFWGVESMPDKPGLTATQMFDALDSGEMKAVWIICTNPSVSMPNADLVDRALKKAKFVVVQDISSRSDTAKYADLVLPAAGWLEKEGTMTNSERRISYLPKVVDAPGEALPDNEILIRFARRMGYEGFNFHSIEEIYAEHCRLTKGTNIDISGLTYERLKAQGTVQWPVPSEDHPGTPRLFEDKKFYTPSGKAQILPGGDRNEGDLLSEEYPLILTTGRIRDQWHTMTRTGKVNKLNKHIPKPFLEIHPDDAKAKGIEEGMPVVVKNDRGEVRVNAQITEKIKKGVVFLPMHWGKILQNTFGRANNMTSKVFDPTSKQPGFKYSAVSVEKYSKPKEKIVIVGAGAAAYRFINSYRTLNTADEIHVFSKEEFPFYNRVLLPEYVNEHKEWEDLLKFKYGEFEELNVVLHNATSIDDVDKLRQTVTDSNGKVHSYDKLILATGSRAFVPNNIPMELPGLFTMRDRYSADGLKKYIDNKGHVLIVGGGLLGLELASALREIGVEVSIVQLSTRLMERQLDTMASTLLRQMIEEMGVHVYTNDEVHNINVRGEKDIKIDLKSGKKIDCQAAVFAIGTRPNDQLARIASLKCGRGIIVNDYMQTSDKTIYAIGEIAEHNQKLNGTTAAAEDQADIAARHIAGDLSALYTGTVPMNILKFPELDLCSIGMPDAPLNMKDYDEIIFIDKSMKYYKKCIIHQDRLIGAVLMGDKAEFAEFKELIENEVELSEKRKELLRSGQAAEPMLGNLVCSCSNVGTGNLEKAFEGGCTTLADACQTTGAGLGCGSCKGEVQQMLKKHLEQKEVELVS
- a CDS encoding rubredoxin, with translation MEKKNLVRVFVKGGILSPGDFLRILTTAKELGTEFIHLGSRQDILFPAKDRSQSLLENIFKSINTEYEVNEFSHQNIVSSYVALDVMPNKKWLVPHVYHYILDSFDFRAKYRINLVDPSQSMVPLFTGNINFIASTTDNYWYMYLRLKQFDNLPIPYGKIIHGYDLAKAAKALNELDLADESLSADDIFSTVDALEINTLNPVEELKYPEPAFPYYEGLNREPGGNYWLGLYWRNNKFTINFLIALCKRCMETNVGKISLTPWKSLIIKGIEESYLLGWEKLMGRFGINLRHSSLELNWHLPVLSEEALELKNYLVRALDQQDISTSGLTFTIKPNDDIYLFTSVAIEINAAEGDGSNTYNILYAKSFNPNSAEYITYVKNVTKNVLPALLMELSVMYFDQIDDQPKATPKKEVAPKTITASERYQCKHCLTVYDAQYGDESSDIAPGTSFDSLPDSYLCPTCEAQKAEFVVV
- a CDS encoding tyrosine-type recombinase/integrase, translated to MPNVQHYSNPYIQAASEATSRSYQTALDSLAKKLVVMRYSSSTCRTYYAMFRNFLRSQYPKPLYQIGRKEIEDYHVWLSLNKKVSASYINQSINAIKFYLEQVLDGERQVFDLKRPLKQKRLPVVLTQTEVAQLIQAPSNLKHRTMLTLIYSAGLRISELINLKIKDVDSENMRIWVRDGKGSKDRITVLSKTALLMLRTYFLEYRPKDYLFEGQTGGRYSVTSLRKVFHRAKAKCGIKTPAVVHTLRHSFATHLLENGTNLRYIQQLLGHGSSKTTEIYTHVCAKNLTDVVSPLDILTNKGKFER
- a CDS encoding FMN-binding negative transcriptional regulator codes for the protein MYTPKHYKNENIDEAIQFMERFNFGVMVSSDSDKPIATHLPFVISKVNDKIILTSHFAKTNEQTINIEEKEILTIFSEPHAYISPKFYDKKQNVPTWNYLAVHAYGKIEIIDNEKDVFFVLEHMISNFDSSYIEQWNDLTYDYKSKMVKGIVAFQIIVSEIQFKEKLSQNKTEKERKRIISDFAKSSSPNENCIAEYMNNNKQ
- a CDS encoding DinB family protein — its product is MKSLFTDIFEFHNKINQILITQMIENTDRVSKKSHLLLCHSVNAHQIWNSRIINETPLGVFDIHALKKCLDLDKSNLEVSKSILLNEDLQTGISYKTSKGVEYKNTVQEILFHISNHYSHHRGQLISELRQNNIEPIISDYIFHKRTEL
- a CDS encoding DUF1330 domain-containing protein — its product is MIYITQLIFLQEGKEKTFIEFEEFAIPLMEHYGGKMIYRLRPDKDSFVSSMEEQPYEIHFISFHSDTDLNAFMNDKSRLSFIHLKDESIQSTVLVKGRKI